Sequence from the Zeugodacus cucurbitae isolate PBARC_wt_2022May chromosome 2, idZeuCucr1.2, whole genome shotgun sequence genome:
ATCAGCTGTCAACAAATAAGTCAATGTGCTCAAGATTTTGACTgcattatttcgttttattttccgggaatagttttcaaaattgttaaaattttagtaatttctaTTGCGCAAAGCAATGACTTTTGAacagacaatacaacacacaatcGACGGTGACGTCTGTCGACTACAGATTGCGCTAGTGGAAAATAGGCATGCTGAAGCCGGTGATGGCGATGGCGGCGGCAAAGAAACAAGCACGCCAAATCGACGCAATTGTGACATCTTCGTGGAGGATcacaatttctatatttatgcAGATACACGGCTTTACCGGTATACATTgcgtattaatattaaatagtaaaagttatgaaaaacgCTTTATTGTAGGTTCAACTTGTCGGAGCGCCAATTCGATACCAAAGACatgaaaaattttgttatcaATTTTAATACCAAAACAAATAGTTACGAAGTAGATTTGCCCTGCTTACCGCGTACAAATGAGGAGCAAAAAATGTTACCAGAAAAGAGTGATGCGGAGAAAAAGTGCAGAGATGGCGCAACGCCATCAACTATTGAACTGTGGAAACTGAAACGCATTACCGACAACTGTCTGCTGCGTTTGGATAAAAGTGTTGAACTTTCAAAATTCATAGCTGACTTTGGTTATGGTTTTGCAGGGAGATTTAAAGGCGATATCACGGGCGTTGTAAgtacatttaatttataactCTGCGTATGTTTTTAACTTCATGTCCTATATTTTGCGCAGGATGACAGATCTGCTATCGCGCAAATGCCAGAACCCGGCACAGTTAGTCCACTCCAACGCAGTATTGACCGCGAAATCGATGAACTGAAAAATTTCTCACGTGATCAGTATAAATTGAATTTCGTTGAGTTGCAGGTACCCGAAGGTCATGAGAACCCAATGAAATACACCTATAATTTTGAAGGTATGTAATGTTTAGTGACTGtggtaatatttttaacagcaTTCAATTGAATATAGAGTTGTTGTTGAATTTCGAAATAGTTATATAAAACatgttaaaattatattttttatatgctaatttaaaacatttaaccATTTTCTAGATGTTACGCTGACACGCGACGAGGAATGCCTGCTGCACAATTTGACACGCAAGTCACAAGAATCCTTGTTATCTTGCAACTACGAACAGTCGGACGTGGATTGTGGTCTGATATGCATATTATTAGCAATTTGCTATGATATACGGTAAGAGTCCATAATTTTCCATTTCTCAATTCACATTAACGCTACAACTACCTTTTAGCACCACATCGAATGAGCCGACTTGCGAAAGCCCCTGGACCCGCAGCATTCTCACCGCGACGCTTAGTTACTTTGAGCCGTTCGAAAACATTAAAGATGTTGTTATTAGCTTCTTACGCCGCTCACTGATTTATCCACTCTATCGCAATTATGACTTAGGGCGCCTGTGTTTGCAAGATGCCATTGATGGTTTGAAGAAAAATCCCGCATGGGTATTAAAACAGTTGTTGCAAACACATGCGATTTTCGCCAGCAGCGATTGTCAACAGATTTTCAATCAATATTACATTGAAGATTATATACGTTATGTTGCCGATAGTAATCGTTGTGGTGCCACGCATTTGCGTCTCTTAGCACGCAATCTGAAAAATGTACTGCTTGATGTATCGAAGAAGCATTTACGTTTGGAATTGGGAGAAATCGAGACTGAGTTGTTGAAGGAATTGATCACGGACATACATTTGGGTAATAGCTCAACTAGCGAGGACGATGATACGGATGAAGATATTGACGATGTTGAGGGTGATGATGCAAATGATGAGAGCGGCACGGAAAGTGGCGAAGATGCCACAGACTCCTCATCGACTACGGCGTCATCGTCTTCCAGTAGTGATACCGAACAGAATAGTGTAATCGAACAATGCAAGGAGGTTGTGAatgttgcaaaaaattaaaattttcaattacatatttgtaaatgtgcttttataaaaaaaaaaatatttgttatacgtacacatatgcatatgcaagAGCTCAGTATAACTGTacattatgaaaaaatgtatgtttttggtttttatagacGATAAGTGCTGCTTGCAAACCAATTTGACATTTCCATaatgcattttaataaatatttacttgcaTTCCGAATGTACTTCGAAAAGGTGTTTAAATGTAGTTAGGTGGTGAAGTTGGGGTTTACGTAACgtttataaatatgaatgtaaTTGCTTTAGCAAACATTTCTTGAAATATCACTTAGAAAATTATTAaccttaaattaattaaagaaaaaaaacaatgtatataagtatatatattttagcgactttatttatttcataaagtgTATTTTGCTTACaggcatttacattttttatataaacttatatCTAAACGTTAAATTTCGCTCTTATTTGCTTGACAAACATCTTTTTCTTTACAAATTGtatgttttcatatatattttaacaccTCTTTGCATacaactgtacatacatacaagcaattATTTAGTTATGAGTATTTATATGCTAATATTTTAAATCTAAAAACTCTCAGTAGATTTTTCGCTCACTATAAAGATTGCATTTTTTTCAAGATTatgttgtttttaaaattcttcGGAATTTTCTTTTTGTCGGGGATTGTCACTGGCTATTGCAACTGGATTATAGGGATGGCTAGCAGAATGTGCTtgattaaatgttttattttaaaaagtatattcatattaatattatacttaaatacttcagataatttatatttatgcttgAGTAAAGCTAAAATTTACAACGTCATTTTGGgaaacattcatatatgtaagtacagtgaaataataaaaaaaacataaatctgattttttaataaatactttttttaaataatgcatTATAGCAAAACGTTTGTAATGTAAAGTGAAAACTTTCTAAAGTTTTGTATTATAgtcttttaaatatatgtaaacaacgaatttttttttagatttgtaATTCAAATCTGTAAATAAGGCAGTGTTAagttattaaattcaaaatatcaaaaaagaaaaaaaaaaacagattgtCGCTTACTTGAAGaaggttaaatttttttttatattatttagattttttggttttgtttttttttaatacaaattataactttcattgaaaaatgtattgttcaaaacaaaaacaatttttaatttttattatattaatttattttttttataatcaaattttatattttatagtaaaaaaaattttatatgaaaaaaatcgataaatatttcTCACAAATTACATTAGAAACGTTTTGCTACGTGTTTGAGCAGTTctctgtgtttttttattttttactttctatttacatacagattcttaaatatattaaacagtTAAAAGCAAGCactacgaaaaaaaattaaacaaaaaatacagaaaGGGAGCAGTTCCttaatctaaaaaataaaagaaaattattaattttgttttcatggCTTTTctcgaatatatgtatgcattttgtttttatagtatTACACAAGTactacatataatttttatgtatttctacCATTGCTTCTTACAAAATTCTAACTATTAGACAACTGCATGCCAAAgcgaatattatttatatatttttttcaagaataTGTTTATTTGTTGGCACTGCTTTCACACGAAATTCAAAGAGAACGCACACTTAAGtttcacatacaaaaaaaaaaaccattaattgacagcaaaagaaaaaaatgataataatcataataattaatgtactcaatacaaaatatttacaaaagtaatgCAAGTACttgaacaaaaataaagagataaaaataaaatatgataaaaaagaaactgttcaaaaaataataatgtgaaaACGTATTCCTAATTTCTAATACAACTAGGATTCGTAGCTTTTAGGCGGCCTGGCCTTTGGACAGAAACTTCGCACGCAGCTGTTGCACTTAGAAATGCTACAGATCTATGAAAAGAAAGggagaataaagaaaataattagttttatttattatgctgTAGGAATAtattagtaacaagtaaggaagggctaagttcgggtgtaaccgaacattttatactctcgcaatttatttatttaactttatttatattatataatacacaatttgacccacatattcgtcatatatattgtataaagtccattgcattgaaagttggaaaacataattttaggttagaagcaccgaggtcctcgtgttcgatatatggggccttaaaaacctatggtccgatttcggcgatttttagaatggggctgccacactattaacatagtatttgtgcaaagctctgcaccgatatcttcactagagcttactttatatattgtaacgattcagatcgtcttcaaagttctggtatataggaagtaggcgtggttgtgaagcgatttggccaattttcacaacatatcaatgggatgtaaggaaactattacaaaccaagtttcattgaaatcggtcgagtagttcctgagatatggtttttgacccataattgggcgacgccacgaccattttccattttgtaaaaaaaatctgagtgcagctttcatctgccatttcttatgtgaaatttagtgtttctgacgtttttcgttagtgagttaacccacttctattaattttcaacctaacttttgtatgggaggtgggcgtggttataatccgattttttaatttttggactgtattaggaagtggctaaaaaaaacgactgtagaaagtttggtttatatagctctattggtttgcgagatatgtacaaaaaacttagtagggggcggggccacgcccacttccccaaaaaattacatccaaatatgccccttcatagtgcgatcgttcataccaaatttgatttccatagctttatttgtggcttagttatgacactttatgtgttttcggttttcgccattttttgggcgtggcagtggtccgagttTGCTCATTTTacaaagcaaccttcctatggtgccaagaaataagtgtgccaagtttcatcaagatatcttaatttttactcaagttacagcttgcacagacggacggacggacggacagacagacattcggatttgaactccactcttcaccctgatcacttttttatatataaccctatatctaactcgttcagttttgggtgttacaaacaaccgttatgtgaacaaaactataatactctctttagcaacttttgttgcgagagtataaaaaccgaaataaaataacaattaagcCGCCAATGTcgaatatatctatataaatatggtCTCAGAgaccttttaattatttttgacggcctgaaatatattatattaatttcatatacttTATTCTATTTCATACTCACTCATTGTCTCTTGTTGTATCTCCACCTTATACGAAGGATTATCATAGGCCGCATCACTCTTTCGTGGTGGCGTTATAGACGCTGTCTGATGTACTCGTCTCCTGGTTAGAATCAGTAACAGCACAATTGTGGACATAATTGCCAAGGCAGCAACCACGGATACAACAACTAGTGGTCCATAGTAATCACCAGCTGGTTGATCACCTCCAGCACTGGCTGTGAGCAGTTTacctaagtaaaataaaataattattgttggaattcgtaaaattaataaattgacgATTgacttttgaattaattaaaaagtccTTTAGATcgttaaatcaatattaatctCAAATAAAACGACATTTCTGCAtatagggttaggttaggttaaaaaggCTGATCCCCGCGACAGATTTCGCGATGGATCCCACTTGGATAGCTAAAATAGGTTACAAATCTCACTCACTACTAAGTTTTCATGAGATCTTTCCTCGAAAGAAAGGTAAACCTAAACAATTCTTTGCGGACTTCAGTATTGAAAAATGAATTTGACAAGGGTCTGATACGAAATGATATTTTAGCATCAAGTAAAGATtatgtttcatattttatatatttataaaattggaaatataaatatttaattacccaAATCAGCAAAGAAGACTTGTATCCTTTCGATAGCATTAAATACTTACGAAAGACAAATgaggtttataaaaaatatattatacattctACATTGTACTTTTTAAAGCCAACAAACACTTACCAGTTTTTCCCGGCGTTGCTGGTCCACTCGGCTTTGTCATAAAGTTGACTACATTACTCTTCTTAATATTGCCATTTGTTAGATACATCTCTAGCCAGAGATGATATTTAGTGCCCGGTTTCAAGTCCATAATCAATGTACCCGTGGTACTATCACGTTTCGCCACCTTGAACACGCTTGAATCTTCTTTACCAGCATCACTCTGGTAGATAGCacgataaatatttacatatttatcttCCGGATATGGCACACCGTTCCATGAAACCTCCACACTCTGCGATTTCACCTTAGTCACATTGACCATAACATCAAAGTTGTAGACATCAACCTTTGGTGCGGTGCGCACTTTAATCATATGACCAGCCAAGAGTTCACCACCATGCCCCGCCAACGGTATATAGAATAGACCAATCTCATAGCCAGTATCTGCTTGTAAATTCTCAATTGTATAACTGGTGAGCGTGCGATGCACCAGCGGCGTGGATGAATAAATCTGACCGGTCAGCTCTTTGTAACGCAACTGTATACCATCAACATATTCTAATTGTTCATCAGCGATCTTCTTCCATGTCAATTGTAACCAAGTAGAGTTCGTCTCACTAACATTCAACTCTGGATCTTCTATACTCTTGAAGACATCCTTGAAGTCTGGACGATAATCTGAGATTTGTGGTGGCGGTGTTATCGTGCGATCGGCAGGCGTGGTCACAGTTAAGATCGGACTCGTTGGTTGTGAGTTCAGATCGCGCAAAATaagtgtaattttaattttatataatgaaTTTGGCTCCAAGCCGGGAAGATCGAATTCCATCTGCGAAGTAGCAATTAGGTCTTCGGGTGGTGCAAAGATTTGCTGCTCCCAAGTAGTGGTATCGTTGCCGGGACCATTCGTATAACGCAGTTCGACGCGACCATGGAGATTGACATAAGTGGGCGGTACGGTGAAGATTATGCGTATGGTGCGTGGATCAATGGCTTCCAGATTGAGAACGTCAATGCCGCTTTGCAGATTGTTGAAGCCTAACATTAAGATAACGTAAgagatacatataaataataattaaattttgttacgcTAAAGGTAAATTTATAAGTTGTTGCTAGTTTGTAGTGTGGAGATACTtgtctaaatatttaaaagggcTCGACAGCTtgggtaaataaaaaatatacgatTTATGGAGTCCAATATATTGTGTTGGTATATAATTCACTGTATCCCTACTAAAATTTTGTCtgttttatgttttcttaatatattatcaCCGACCCCTTTTCATATTTTAGTAGATGATTAGTTAGTTTAGTAAGAAGCATAGTGTTGAATAAtgtagaaataaagaaaaaataaactaattttataaatagtaaAGATAATGGTTTAACGATCCGTGTTATGTTGTGTTATTTACAACACAATGAGCTGTTACTTCGGAAGAGTTAGTTGATAGGAGGAAACCAAATACTGTGGTGAGTTAGCGGTTCTTGAGATAATGTATTCAAATGTTTAATGTTAATGGGATTGtgcgtgcatgtgtgtgtgtgaactaTGGCTAAGGCTAGGCTATGAATCAACCTTTTTGACTGGGATGCGTAGCGGTGGCAGCAATGGCCGGTAACACGCCGTGTTCGGTAGATTGCGCGGTTAAGCCCACAGCGCTGGTGGTCGCCGCGAAAGTAGTTGAACTACTCGCCGTTTGCTCCGGATGCTGCAGTaaattgctattattattagtattgcTGTTACTAGGCGCATTCGGTGGATGTGCGTGCGGAATATGTAGTGGCTGCCCCAGACCAGGTACGACTGGAAAACCGCCATAAGCCACGGGTTGGCCGTCGACAATCGCAATACCatgcggtggtggtggcggtggtaaGCCACTATGCACGATCGGTACATATTGTGGATGCATGGGTGGTTGACCCGGTTGTTGATGGTGTATTAACTGTTGTTGTGGCAATCCACCACTCTCATTACCATGTCCATAGCCCGCTATATAGGCACCCTGTACAGGTGTATGTTGTAGGTGCTGTAAAATATGCTCGATGCGCACATGAGGTGACAAATTGGCTGGTCCTTTGAAGCCGGGCGGTGCACCCGGTGGTCCACCAGCAGCTCCAATGCCGGCAGGATGTGCCGCTGGCGGTCCAGCACCCAAGATATTAAACAAATCCGATTGACTAGTTGGTGCGGGCGGTTTACCCTGTGCGATGCCATTGGGACTAATGTCGTAGGGTTCATAGGAATTATAGGGACCAAAGCGATCTTTTGGTGGTTGTGCGGGATTGTAGAAACCGTATGGACCTGGTTGGCCAGCTGGTGGTGGATGCGGATTGTAGTTGACAACGTTGCCGATACCGCCGGGTCTGCCTAAATGTATGGGTATGAAACCGGGTGGTACAGTGTCATGTTCGTCTTGCGGCTCGTGCACATCGTATTTAACCTCATTTTGCTGTGGTTTCACAATAACCGGTTTCTTGACAAACTTTTCATGTTTATCATGTTTCTCGGGACGCGTATCACCAAATGGTGAAGCGCTCTTCGGCGGCTTACCATCGATAGTGGGGTAGAACGCGTCACCCGGACGAGAGGGCTTCTCATGCGATTTGCTGGGATATATATCATTTTTGTCGCTAGAGACGTGCGCCGTTATGCCGCCAGTGACGTTCGGCTCTTCGGTGGATGATGCTGTGGGAGATGATGAAATGCGGCAGATAGATAGATAGTTTGTTGTTATGACGTTAAACGAGTATGATATTGATGGCATTGGCATATTGTTTATTTACAAGAGAACAAATTGATTTTATGCAAAAGATTTTCACATGATGTTATTGATTTTTGGTTTTACAATTTATAGATTGCATTTAGATACGTGATATGTGAGTGCATATGCCATTATGAAGCACAtaataagttataaataaaagaaaaatagaaataaataaaatattagaatttatgAAATCATAAAGAACGATGTAAAGACCACAACAAAGACAAATGCAAAgcataactttataaaaaaagtcgGACGTTATTTTTTCATGGAATAGGGGATGGTACCTTTTTCTATGTagtttgcaaaattttaatgaCTTATTGGCTCATAAATCTGCTAATAATACTCAGATAGTAGTAGTGGTAGTATCGACTTTCACGGttgcaattatttgtttttgaaaaaatttcgaacagttattgaaagattttttgttatgacgttttagaaaaaaatctagTGTTGCAATTGATTACCTTTCGAAGAGGTTTTTACAAAGGTTATTTACTTTATTGCCAGTTAATATATCAGCTTATGAAGCGTATGTTAAATTTATGCTATAATTCACTTCTTCTTATTGTTCCACAAAAAgaggtttataaaatatttaaactaaccTCAaacagaaagtgaatttttcgAGATCGTTTTCATGAACTAATTATAACTGATGTTAGTCTTCATGTACGGAAGAGGGCCTTTCAAAGCTCTCAAACCAATTAAATAAGGCCTCTAGATCAAATGCTTTCATAATGCAATtgtcgaaattaatttaaaaattaattaagcattATTAAGCATAAAATAAGTATCAGATAAAGTCTCAATAGCATTTCAAAGCACTGTCAACTCCTAAACCGTCAGTTAAGAACAAAATACCTTCGCTTAATTAGTAACGTGTTAGGCAACCTCACTTTTCATGCCACCAATGCTTCTTATCCACGTGCATGAATCACTTTTAGTGGCCGTTTTTGTTACTATTAATTATAAGATTTCTTCCAGAACCTACTTCATAATCAAATCACCacgaatatttcatttcatatttaccGCTTAAATCGTGTACTCCTTCTGTATTGAAGACATGCATTGGCGGTACGAATGTAGACGATGCTACAACGTCATCGGCATTACCGCCGCTCAGTTTGGGCGTCAATGGTGCGCAGGCCCAATGCTTGCAGCATTCATCGTCTGGTATGGGTAAAATGCGCGCCTGCGTTGGATGGCAAGGCAAATCGGGTGGCGGGCGTGCGACTACTGGCGCGCATGCTGGCCGACATTCTACCTTACTGTTCTCACAATAGCAATGCTGTTCACAGCCTGTCACACGAAAGCGGCGCAATGAGCAGAGCGATGCATGAATgcgaaatgaaagaaaaacaaaaaataaaatatgtagttAGTGTTAGTTGCTTGCTGGTGTCATATTAAGTGTATTATTGTGTTTATTTGTGCGTTTATGAGATACTCACCCGTGAGATTAGTTGGTATAGGTGACCAATTGTCAAAGGTGTGACCCAGGTAATTACACGTGCCGTTATCCACGCAACGCATCTTCTCCGGACAGCAATTGGGCGCTTTCGGTTCAAAATTGGCCGGTTCCGGTTCCCAACGCAAACAATGCGGATTCATTAGATCCAAACCGAATGTGGATGGACACTGCAGCTTGGCGCAATGCACACCCTCTGGCGTGCAAATACATAACTGTTCGCAGCCATCATGGAACTGCTGACCATCGTGATAGTGTTGTCCCTTATATTCGCAATCGGCGGAGTCTTCACCGCCGGCACCGGAGATATCGCGCGCCTCCTCCGAACCGTATTGCTCGTCGCCAATCGAATTTTGCGCTGTTGGTGGTGATGCGGTCTGCTCGTGATCGTCTAGCGTCACATCGCACAACTCCAATTGACAGCAGATATCCTTGGGATCCTTTACGTAAACACACTTATCGAGGCGCGTATGATTGCGTTCCGGACAACGCGATTTGCAATTCATTACGCCACCCTCGTCGCAATGGCAAATCTGTTCGCAGCCGATTTCCAGTCGCTCGCGGAATTTGTACACGCTGCCTTTGTAGTGGCAATCGGGCCGTGGTGCTTGTGCGGAGGCTGCGTGTCGCGAATTGGGGACGTGTGCAAAAGtacggtattttttttttaatttttattggtaTTGTCAGCAGTAGGTGGCGTGTTGTGCGTTGCATTTGAGAttcagatttgttgttgtttttattgttgatgAATTTAGCGCATATTTGTGGTTTCGCATGTGTTTTTAggtttattttgtttaagcaAATTAAATGAGAAGAACAAACAAAGCTTGAATAAgcaaaatgtggtaaataaatCATATGAGATAATGAGATTTGTAAGATATTTGAGTCTTTTCCAActtattttgatatttcttaTTGCATGCCCTTCCCAAGGTGTGGTAACAATGCGCTTTTTATGGTGATCTTGGTTATGtgcgttcttttttttttttgtattccacCTGCTGTTAGTCTTGCAAAAATTGTTCTATTACTAAAGCAGATGAATTCCCATtacatttaattacttttataaaaggCAGATGAAGTGAATCACTGCGAGCTAGCAAGTATTTGCTAAATTGACGACAAATTCACTTCTTCAATGAAATTGGTGATTTCAAGTGGTTTAAAGCAAAAGGCTTTCAAAAATGGCTGAGGTAATATATAAATTCCATTTGCTTTCATTTCTGCTCTGATTTTCTATAACATAGCATACAAAATAGGTTTCAAATCCCCTCAAATATATATTGCACATTTTCACATGCCGATAAGTGATTTATAGGTtctttaacaattattttcatttcaatgtcTGATGATAAAATCTTCAATATTAAGCATGAAATTGTGTTACTTTCTAAATCTCTATCA
This genomic interval carries:
- the LOC105218634 gene encoding putative epidermal cell surface receptor isoform X1, producing MYALYGKRRKNANKMPTATITTTTAQHLHLLLFSAFCALLLFVAPAANAQELPSNAADVLVAATTVPSNEAAIVTTMHEEAATTTLPVIAVAAELEPGVNATSLHGVDTTDIKTSTDAMVPSTDAVLSDVSSTTAASSTPAVATATTTTSTASLHDDAQLLTTTEAAAAMTSAVAATEVAAQEESTNALHTLHVVDPVASSTAAPSTEVPLPAAETTLSAQHDDAAAPSTATTNNSAPAPPSGLPVTTIEPIVTTEPTTTPSYEHNSERQAKEHKEHDIDISAHQTITTTTTSATPDLNEAIIVPHVLAEHAQQIIEEEKAEHNHNHTHLTKYEAEHIQHIHGHHGHDHEHDHAYEHDHAHEHEHEHEHEHAHDHEHVHIDDNDHSHHEHAIHDHIDEHDHSTEHVISSTSNDIFAENKEPSQPLDIPSVSGVKSGEDEQHDAHGEEKIVHTPAEVLINQISHEFEEDKDLNNFRHPATLITASNSDESMMAAMMAATMQKENESDSTATGAAGDAAETPQHEDDPYHAHILSDQHDGLAEQEDFKLIAEDVSSSTEAAVVETARKSTAEDVEKTISTEESKTVVVPTLIESNATNEERGRAMNIVHEDAKEEVPATTTKSNVDEEPIVVPIGEGQSHDHIHLHDHMDIQTTTAATTTTIKSDSMEGNNNAETYNNHDESLSTPFPQHFFYHGEGRSVGDSISAENDDVPLNYHYHNFVTTERDGNNNKNKSVEHKSAALLDLSDISMDDDDQMDVTRNTYEQQQQQYEQNQPPNNHSANEEPQQQQHDHEHQPKITEVTSAPVGAAAMHQDCTGSDDRMYKNGETMNRGCDERCTCNRGEWICEPRCMGNTFKLVGGAPHMDVTHCQQVAVDECCATMECGLLPTMGAIELNAEGELNASAQAPRPDCHYKGSVYKFRERLEIGCEQICHCDEGGVMNCKSRCPERNHTRLDKCVYVKDPKDICCQLELCDVTLDDHEQTASPPTAQNSIGDEQYGSEEARDISGAGGEDSADCEYKGQHYHDGQQFHDGCEQLCICTPEGVHCAKLQCPSTFGLDLMNPHCLRWEPEPANFEPKAPNCCPEKMRCVDNGTCNYLGHTFDNWSPIPTNLTGCEQHCYCENSKVECRPACAPVVARPPPDLPCHPTQARILPIPDDECCKHWACAPLTPKLSGGNADDVVASSTFVPPMHVFNTEGVHDLSASSTEEPNVTGGITAHVSSDKNDIYPSKSHEKPSRPGDAFYPTIDGKPPKSASPFGDTRPEKHDKHEKFVKKPVIVKPQQNEVKYDVHEPQDEHDTVPPGFIPIHLGRPGGIGNVVNYNPHPPPAGQPGPYGFYNPAQPPKDRFGPYNSYEPYDISPNGIAQGKPPAPTSQSDLFNILGAGPPAAHPAGIGAAGGPPGAPPGFKGPANLSPHVRIEHILQHLQHTPVQGAYIAGYGHGNESGGLPQQQLIHHQQPGQPPMHPQYVPIVHSGLPPPPPPHGIAIVDGQPVAYGGFPVVPGLGQPLHIPHAHPPNAPSNSNTNNNSNLLQHPEQTASSSTTFAATTSAVGLTAQSTEHGVLPAIAATATHPSQKGFNNLQSGIDVLNLEAIDPRTIRIIFTVPPTYVNLHGRVELRYTNGPGNDTTTWEQQIFAPPEDLIATSQMEFDLPGLEPNSLYKIKITLILRDLNSQPTSPILTVTTPADRTITPPPQISDYRPDFKDVFKSIEDPELNVSETNSTWLQLTWKKIADEQLEYVDGIQLRYKELTGQIYSSTPLVHRTLTSYTIENLQADTGYEIGLFYIPLAGHGGELLAGHMIKVRTAPKVDVYNFDVMVNVTKVKSQSVEVSWNGVPYPEDKYVNIYRAIYQSDAGKEDSSVFKVAKRDSTTGTLIMDLKPGTKYHLWLEMYLTNGNIKKSNVVNFMTKPSGPATPGKTGKLLTASAGGDQPAGDYYGPLVVVSVVAALAIMSTIVLLLILTRRRVHQTASITPPRKSDAAYDNPSYKVEIQQETMNL
- the LOC105218633 gene encoding protein SHQ1 homolog, which gives rise to MTFEQTIQHTIDGDVCRLQIALVENRHAEAGDGDGGGKETSTPNRRNCDIFVEDHNFYIYADTRLYRFNLSERQFDTKDMKNFVINFNTKTNSYEVDLPCLPRTNEEQKMLPEKSDAEKKCRDGATPSTIELWKLKRITDNCLLRLDKSVELSKFIADFGYGFAGRFKGDITGVDDRSAIAQMPEPGTVSPLQRSIDREIDELKNFSRDQYKLNFVELQVPEGHENPMKYTYNFEDVTLTRDEECLLHNLTRKSQESLLSCNYEQSDVDCGLICILLAICYDIRTTSNEPTCESPWTRSILTATLSYFEPFENIKDVVISFLRRSLIYPLYRNYDLGRLCLQDAIDGLKKNPAWVLKQLLQTHAIFASSDCQQIFNQYYIEDYIRYVADSNRCGATHLRLLARNLKNVLLDVSKKHLRLELGEIETELLKELITDIHLGNSSTSEDDDTDEDIDDVEGDDANDESGTESGEDATDSSSTTASSSSSSDTEQNSVIEQCKEVVNVAKN